The window AACGACATCCGCCAAATCCATCAAGGGCTGGTATAGTTCTGTTACATAGTCAACTCTATATAAGTTTCTATCTAATCGGTTAAGGCTACTATCCCCTGTCAAGTTGATAATATTGAACCGTTCTGTTAGAGCTAGGCTATTCTGACTAATCAAATCATTAAATACCTTAGCTCCTCCTGAACCACCTACAAATAAGAGAGTAGGTAAGGACTTGTCAAAATGACTAAGGATTTCTGGCAACTGAATAGGAGTTACCTTATCATTGCTTTGACCCACTTTTGTAACCGCGCCAACATGTTTTACCTTAGTCAAACTTGCAGGTTGTTCAAAAGTACTATACATGGTTGTTGCAAATTTATAGGCAATCTTATTAGCCAGACCCATGGACAAATCAGACTCATGGATAAAAACAGGTACCCCTAGAAGTTTAGAAGCAATGACCGGCGGAACTGATACAAAACCACCTTTTGAGAACAGGGCCTGGGGTCTAATTTTTGCAATAATAGCAAGCGATTGTAGGACCCCAAAACCAACCTTAAATACATCCAGCATATTCTGGAAAGAAAAATAGCGGCGTAATTTTCCTGTAGCAATCGAATGAAAGCGTACATCTAAGCCTGATTTTACAATCTGCTCAT is drawn from Streptococcus sp. 29892 and contains these coding sequences:
- a CDS encoding UDP-N-acetylglucosamine--N-acetylmuramyl-(pentapeptide) pyrophosphoryl-undecaprenol N-acetylglucosamine transferase, which produces MKKIVFTGGGTVGHVTLNLLLIPRFIEDGWEVHYIGDGNGIEHEQIVKSGLDVRFHSIATGKLRRYFSFQNMLDVFKVGFGVLQSLAIIAKIRPQALFSKGGFVSVPPVIASKLLGVPVFIHESDLSMGLANKIAYKFATTMYSTFEQPASLTKVKHVGAVTKVGQSNDKVTPIQLPEILSHFDKSLPTLLFVGGSGGAKVFNDLISQNSLALTERFNIINLTGDSSLNRLDRNLYRVDYVTELYQPLMDLADVVITRGGSNTLFELIAMQQLHLIVPLGRQASRGDQIENALYAEKKGYSKQIDESQLTLENLLAEVENLLENKEFYKNNMANSKEIQSVDSFYNLLRDDMGR